The window AATGGTTGATGTTATTTCAAGCAATGGTTGGTTGAACCTCGCTCTAATTGCAATGGAAATCAGCCAAATGGTAACACAGGGAATGTGGGAGCGCGACTCCATACTTCTACAACTTCCTCACTTCACAAAGGAATTAGCCAGAAAATGCCAAGACAATCCCGGAAAAAGTATAGAGACAGTCTTCGATTTGCTAGAGATGGAAGACGACGAAAGGCGAGAGCTTTTGCAGATGTCCGATCCCCAGTTGCTAGACATTGTGAGATTCTGCAACAGATTCCCAAACATAGATATGTCATACGAAGTGGTAGACAACGAGCATGTAAGGGTGGGAGAAGATATCACCTTGGTAGTCTCACTCGAACGTGATCTCGAGGGGAGAACAGAGGTGGGGCCAGTCGACGCCTCAAGGTACCCGAAGGCAAAAGAAGAAGGATGGTGGCTTGTCGTTGGTGATACAAAGAGCAATCAGTTACTTGCAATCAAGAGGGTTTCTCTGCAGAGGAAGGCAAAGGTGAAGCTGGAGTTTGCTGCGCCTTCCGACGTCGGAAAGAAGTCGTATACTTTGTATTTCATGTGTGATTCTTACTTGGGGTGTGATCAGGAATACGGGTTTAGTGTCGATGTTAAAGCCGGTGGTAACGATGATGACAATTAGACCTGGATTTTTGTTGGACTCTTATTTTTGTTGCTGTATTTGCTTTACATGGTGATGTATCTTGAGATTTAACTCGTTTTTGAGAGTTAATTGCTATAGATGCAGATGACCAAAACTACTACTGGCAAGccaaatgttatttttattatctcGGATTTTTCTTCAGAATAATAATTTAACATGTCTTGAATTGCCAATTTATATGGTGAACTTCTGGGATTTCACGCAGTTTATGTTGTATTAGTAGTGGcttattttgtaattaattaaggtaaattaaacaaaaaaacaagTATTTATATATAGTTCTATCTGTAAATAGATGTATGTGGTTTATAAGTATACTGTTAGGTATTGGTTTGGGAAATAGATGTATGTGGTTTATAAGTATACTGTTAGGTATTGGTTTGGGAATTAGAGGATGTGGTTTGGGGATGTAGAATGTTCACATGCATcttaatgaccaaattcatttggtcaattcaccgttagatctaggcttattaaatctaaactgTAGGATGCTTTAAATTTTCACCtttaataagtctagatctaacggtgaaaactaaatgaatttggtcattaatGTGAACATTCTGCCTATGGAGTTACTATAAATATAGTAGGGAGAGTAAGAAAGGGCATGAAAAGATTATGTTACTAAGCACTGTTTATGTGTTTGGCTTTGTTATTTGAGCAGAGAGGAAGAAGCATTCGGTCTGTGGGAGCTTGAGGTCACtctttgttcatttatttttggcttaatatatcatttgctccTGAACGCCTCTttaactttcaaagtgtttcgaTAACCCCTgaatttacataaaatgtttagttaacCTCGTGAacttgcaaaaaagtaagttaaatacggaagatgtattatacaagtcttaaaaaaaatgtaaaacgaccaaaatcaggatatgcggttctaatattagagaagacaagttgcaGCAAATTTCTGCACCTTCGAAATGCCAGCCGAATACTAAGGGTAGGTGGATATTTATTTATGTGGATACGGGTCAAGATTTTAGGCCCGGTGGAAAAAGAGGATTCTGCTCTACTTGAATCTTACTTCTGCACAGGCACAGGCGTGGCAAATTCTTCTTTAACTAATAGCTCATACACAACTATTTGTTAGCATCACCCATCAAATTCGGAATTGTCAATTTGGGGAGTTCTTATTTTAAGTATTGGGTCTTTCACATCACTCGGAGGACTtctaattcacatttggacacgtgtattgtgaccccacataataattaaaataatgggacctcttataatatgtgtgagtccatattacacgtgttaaaatatgtatggaagaacaagatgcttctaataatttgctcAATTTCGGAGAAATAAGCCTAAATTCTTTATGGTCCCAAATTAGGTAATTCTATATCGTGAAATCAATTGGGTATTTTTCCTTATGTCTATTTTAGATGCACAGAATTACAAAAATGAGAGCaatctggaaaatttcaagTTCACTTAGCTTGGTTTCAAAGGTAGGCAGCAGTATAACAGTCGCAACCATTATTTAGAAGAAAGGGTGAGTATGTTAGATGATCTATGTTGCATAGAAAAGGCAACCGCGcaatttttgaaaaacataGAAAACGGAAAcctataaatattaaaaatatatggctatatttataaatattaaaaacataataatacattaaaaaaacaagATTGAAGAACAAGAGGAAGAAAGTCCAAGTTCAATCGAGATTCAAGAGATAAAGATTATAGAAGAAAGAAATATGAGTAAGTTCTTTAAATTGAAGGATACGAAAAAGGAATTGTCTCTCAAATATGAAGTTCCAATTTTCCTAATATTAGATTGAATAGGAATTGCAAAATAGAAAGTtgaatttctaaaattttaatCGAAATAGGTTGGGAAAATTTTAGATTGGATTTCTAAATAGAAAGTTGAATTTCTAATATTagattggattctcatcttactataAGCCCCAGTCACCTTAGGACCGCTCCTTGCTAAGGCCTTCTACCCCGATATCATATACTCTAGATCGAGTCGTTACAGGCCCATGAGCTTCCACCTGTGGGGATTCGGTtgtgataccaattgtaacattcTAGCCCAAATCCTACACCTTGGACCTCACAGCTTTAAAATACATccacatgtattggattctcttcttactaataagccacaTTCACTCTCTTTACATTTCCAATGTGGGATTCATTTCATTTCTGGCCCCATTACCATCTTTTAGAGTCACTTCTTGCTCAGACTTTCTACCCCAACGTCACCCACTCCGAATCAGATCGTTACAAAAGCAATAAAAGCTACACACCAGAAATTTAATGAACCACTTTTTCCTTTAAGAGATTTGAGATAATGAATGAAGATGATGGTGATACAATAGAAATTGCAACAAACCCAGATGCTCATAACACAGCAGGAATGCAAAAAGGGAAGTTTATCTTTCCGTGGGAGCTTAAGGTCATTCTTAGCtcattttatctttcattttattttattttatttatttttttttttttttgtcaattttagCTAAGTATCAATATAATTTTCTATTTCtctatttaatttttggaatttaaaaataattttttggatTAGTTTAAACAAAAATCATTGTGGTTTCACGAATTCGTAGATTAGTACCTGTAGTTTTTTCGTTCCAAAAATAACCATTCGTCCAAAAAATAACTATATGATTTGCTCCGTTAACAAAATCAAACCAAAATACCTCAACACTGTCAAAATTTCTGACGTAACaagagtaatttagttaaaaATTTGACTTTGAAAAGGTCagaattcattaaaaaaaatgttgagaTTTATAGAAAGCCTTTGGAGCAAAAAGAAACTATAGGTACTAATATGTGAATTCTTGAaacatattgtttttttttaaattaatcctaatttttttcaaatatatttacaaacttttaaatcgcTGTAATTTGCAAACTGCTAACTACATTTTTATAGTCCCTcaattttatcactcattataattttaggtgtattttggggttcggttcagtttgttttgacaaaaaaaaacgtAATATTTTTTCCAACTCTTTCAAGTTGTGCCAATACTGCAACTAACTCTCCGAACTTAGACTTGTGACAACTAACCTCCCAACTTACTTAGTTGGAACACATAAGTCCTCAAATTGCTCAATTGGAACAAGTAActcatcaagtttttttttttaatttgcgcacaatgcgcttatattaaagaagaaagaaaaatccccaccagacccggatgtgattcgaacccataatCTCCCAATGCATAGGTAAGCTCctaaccactaggctaagagcgtCACCACAAATGAACTCATCAAGTTACTTATTCAAAATATCGGTTGCTACATCTAATTAATCTACTGATACATTAAGtaaatggcaaaaaaaaaaaaactcctgaAATAACCTATTTAAGggttatttgtttcaaataaaCAAATGAAGGGGGTTATTTGTTACAAGTCTAAATTTGGAAGATCAGTTGCAGGATTGAGATAACTTGAAGGGACTTgaaatgtattaagccaattatatttatattaagatCTCTCAACTTCAAAACAATGTATTACAAACTTAGCTTCAAACAAAATTGAAGGAGCCGTCTAATCAAACTGAAATCTTAATAGGGTGTTTGTTAGAGGGATAAAAATATTGACATGAGTTATCTTATGTTTGTTTTAAAGATAGAGAAGATAAAAGAGGGATATgaatcttatccctcaaatcttaTATCTAAGAGGGTGGTGCTATAAAAAAGTGGGATAAACTTATGCAattttaataggatgaaaaaATTTATCGTAtctctcaaattaatgttatataatttaaataaaattaaaatagtaaaatgtattattttatccatattttacataccaaacattgaataataattctcgactatcatatacATATAACTAACTAACcggaaaaccgaaaaaccgattTCCGAAACTGAACCAAAAATAGGTTAACCGTAATCGATGGACTAGTTtacagtttttattttaaaaaccgatggttaaccgaaaccaAAAAATAAACCGATCATTTATCGATAcacataaaactaatataaatctatgtagaaatttaattatcaatatataaatatacatatattgaatttttaaattaaaaatattaaaataacttaaaatttatttgttttatcgattttgttaattaaatttaaaattaaatagttttatttaatatttaatatttaaataattatatatttattttagagtgcataattatagatttaaaatgatatttattacAAAACCGACCGAAGTAATAAACTAACCGAAATATAATTAACCGAATTAAATAGACTGATTAATAATTTTTGTTAATAGACTGGTTAACCGACTATGTGCACCCTTATCCCTATCCAATAGAATTCCAAAACCCCTCTGAAAATATTTCTAGAGAAATAACATTATTCTGAGTTTTTCACTTTTGTAATCTGTGAATATTACTTCGGAAATTATGTTAACTTAAGCCTTAATTCATACTTAATCCATACATTACTTTGATTCACAACACTTAATTAACACATTCATTAACACAAAAGTTTCTACTATTGCTACTAATCTCAGATCCAGAGATTTCAAttcagaaaatgaaaaaaaaaaacacataatcCATGATCTTCGCTGCCGAGATCACGATCTTCTCAACTAATCTTCATAAACACGACACTCATCAGTTTCAGGATGATCTTGGCAGAAAAATTCCAGAGGATCTCTTACCTCTAATTTGAGTTTGAAATCAGCCTTGGCTTGACTCACCTCCTCCACTTCATCCCACGCTACTTTGCACTCGTCCGACGTCGTATTTCCCTCGCACACCTCTTTCGCTTCCATTACTTTCTTCTCTATCATCTCTGTAAGTTGCTTCTCTCTCATCTGCGTTCCCTTGAATTTTGGCACTCCTCCCATCGCTTCCACTCTCATCGATCTCTTCCTCTGGATGATGATTCTGGCTGGTGATTTGGGGAAAAGGTTGCACAAGGCCTCCGATCGCGCCGGGAAAGATGATCTGTAGATCGGCGTCGGTGGTGGAGATGTTGTCGTGATAGGTATGGATGCCATTTGTTTTTGGTTGTTTGTTGCTGGATCACTAGATGCTTCTTTCTTGTTGCTTTTATTTTCTGTGTTCTTAGATAGTGACTTTCAGGATCACGATTTCGTGCCGCGAAATGAACGGTTGTTGATTGGAAAAGTAGGTGACGGAGTGGACGGTGGAGATCTGAGATTTCATTGGaggttttatctttttatgATGATTTGACATTTCAAAACATTATCCATATCCAGAACAACCatctgattttgtttttttagggaCTTAATACATATTTGCCCCTCATCCACATGAATTTTTAAAAGTCTCGATAGCTGTCTGAACTTACCTACAATGTTAATTAGTCTACTGAATTTACATAAATATattcaattaatcactcgattgcaaaaaattaaactaaatatgGAAATGTATTACacacgtcttaaaaaaagtaaaacgatcaagatcggggtatgcagttttaatattagagaagacaagttttatagctgagcaaataaaaaatttatttttaatctattgtgTGAATtgtgtaataacattctaaagcGTGTGTAACACATCTTTCACATGCGgcttactcttttttttttgcaactaggtgattaattgattacattttatgaaaatttagaagattaattgaatattttatacaaaattgaaagaactatcgaaacactttaaaaatttagaaaGTTAATCAAACTTTTCGAACAAATTTAAAgataaatgatgtattaaactttTGTAGGGCTTAATATTTTGTTCCACCTATATGACCCAAAACTTCATTTGCTAACTTTCAAAATTTGTAAGGATAATCAAGCAATATAATGTAAAATTACATCATACAAAGTGACATTAGTACCATCCTTTTTAGATAAAAGGTAAAGCATGTCTAAACTTCCATCTTCTTTTAAAGAATATTCGAAAAACACTAGAGTTCCACATGATAAAGGATTCTTCCTAAGACAAAGATTCTTTACAGAATACAGACTTTGTCAACTCATAAGGATTTCTAGTTGGTAAAAGCCTCGACCTAAAAAAccctatatataaattatatatagtcGTCAGATACGGTACGATAACTATTATCTCACAACTAGTCCATACTCTTCAATCCTTTCTAAATCATCAATTGACTTAGACATCGGAACATGTTCACCAGACACCGGCCATGTCTGATCTTTGGTTTTGTTTTACAGGTTGATACCAAGGAAGATTGTCAAGACATTTGGACAAAGTTCGGATACTCGGTTATCACCAAGATATGTCCAATGTTTGttagaagtatcaatttagactcttcgtacaaaatagcaccaatataaacTCGACTCGACGTTTATAAAATAGTACCAATTTAAGCCTCGATGACAGAATGTGATAAATCCAGCATTTTCTCCTATCGAAGATGCAAACACTTTGACGGGACACTTTTCCACACACTTGTATGTAATTATTGTCTTGCAACTTTTACGTTCCACGTTTTTTTATTGAATCCTAAATTGGTACTAAGTAACCATAAAAGACaccattttataaatattaagcctatattagtaaTATTTATATGTGAACCCTCCTAAATTAATACATCCAAAAAAACCTTAAGCATATTTTAATACATTCCCCCATTTttaaataactttttttattgttatccaATTCCACGCACTACTGCACGTCGGTTTCAACAAGAAGATTTTTTATGCCTAAATCCCaagctagttttttttttttttttttttatgtaaatactTATATTTTCATCTACAAATTTTTACTCTGGAGCAAGGAAAAGAGACTTTTCTGGTATCGGTAACGATTCAATATTCTTTTGATGGAGAGAGGGGAAACCTTACTTAAGAAAATAAAGTGGATGagcaaaaaaaatgaaaataatatgcAAATACAATAAGAAAATCAGAAAcaataaaaccttacaaaatccacaaagggacgaaaatgactacaaagagcatgAAAAatcataaaaggtataaaaagcacAGAAAAACAATGAAACATATACTTCTTGGAAATCAAAATCCACAGAAGAGTAACTGCAATCCGATCTTCCTCACTCAGACCCTTTCGAAAATTCGGATCAAAGtcctttcttttgttgcaaccacatagatctattgatccacgtataaaataaatcgtttctgctcttgctaaatccgaagaAGATATAAACAAAGGAATAATTGGGAGCAAATACAATCCAGACAGATTGAGAGATCTGAAAAAGTATAAAGACActgattaaaaagaaaaaacaacaaaaagaaaacagaaaacCTAACCcgatgggaggaggaagaaggaagagatTCCAAGCTAGTTAGAAGACCGAAAAGCATTCCCCAAAGATcactaattatttattttaatctaatcattcAAAAACCCGTATTTTTTTCAatcatttaataatttatatttgtaTCCATTTCCATTCAATAACtccaaaatttcaattatcagataaacttttaaaagtttctAATTATCTATCTATTTGTATTTGACATGTAACGAGCAGAATGAAAATATGCCAACTCAACACAAACTTAAACAGAACTTTCAATCATTTTTGTTAGgacggtatcgttttgataattgaATCCTTTGAAATTTTATggtctatttttgttttttacaattttttgatATTTAGAAGTCAGTAGGAGAACATTTGCTTACGGTCGGGTGCATCCCTAACCCGACTGTGCTTAAACTGCAGCTCTGCGGATGAGAGAGTCTTTCTCCAAGTAATTGGTTAAAGGCTTGTAAAAatcatttacttataaactagttaagattctcatttctttcctaCATGGGATGTGAAtgattaattttcttttatcttcttctaaaccatTTCAAGTGGTTCACTTTGAGTATCAATTTCTCATCCATCATTTGTTCATTTGgagtttataatataccgtTAAAAATATCTCATGACATATAATACGTTGACATATGTTAAGTTATTCTAAATTTCATttatccgttatatatttaaatctcaagttgacaaaagataacaaaccaaaagttgtttataatttgttttggatatatatagtttataaaaataattttaaattaattatacatatttaatatatataaatattatttatttatttatgacaTCATCCGGTTCGAGTTCGGTTTTGACAACATTTCGTATTTCTCTCACAATCTCAAATTATTTGTGTGGGGTCTTTCCACATAATACATTATTTTAAACGAGAACAAAGATTATCTTCCACAACCTAGAGACACAAGCAATGAGTccggaaaaaaaaatacaaaaataaatcttgtcatttaatcaatttataaaaatagtttatgtggtttaaaagtttacgaGAAAATAGATTGTGTGTTTTATAAATTTGCAGTTAAAAAATATGTGAGTCAATTTTTCAATTAAATAATTCTTATAAGTTTAGTTATTTCACAAAGTCGGACCTTGTATTTTAAGTAATTTGTAAATTCGGTTCAATTGTTCCAAATCGCTCCTTTTTAAAGTAAATAGTCACGACAATAATTTTTGGTAGAACGACTGAATTTGTAAACTGCAAAAAACATAGAACCcttatttacaaacttttaaaccacatgaactTTGTAAATTGGCCAAACTACGAGATTTGTTTtatacttttttctttttttaaatggCTTACTTAAAATATAGGATAATGtgcaaaatacccctaacatttacacctagaagcaattttacctttaacgtctaaaatggtgtataTTTAGCCTTAACGTTGACAGTaaatagcaattttactcctaacgttgacaagttgggtcaattggagaaattattcatcaaattatcttctcGATCataaatcttatcatctacacatcacatgtgcgtcattttatcactcattagtaacaaatcacgaacatatgattaaacgcgaaaagaattaaaaaaatatattgtattttgtacgagatggacaaaaaattcaaatatttcagcgaatttaaaatattagggggtgtttggttcggggtctttaggaatgggaatgagaatgagagggttgcattccctttgttcttgtttgtttaaaaaaaat of the Euphorbia lathyris chromosome 7, ddEupLath1.1, whole genome shotgun sequence genome contains:
- the LOC136201375 gene encoding calvin cycle protein CP12-3, chloroplastic, with amino-acid sequence MASIPITTTSPPPTPIYRSSFPARSEALCNLFPKSPARIIIQRKRSMRVEAMGGVPKFKGTQMREKQLTEMIEKKVMEAKEVCEGNTTSDECKVAWDEVEEVSQAKADFKLKLEVRDPLEFFCQDHPETDECRVYED